In Neospora caninum Liverpool complete genome, chromosome II, the following are encoded in one genomic region:
- a CDS encoding putative trafficking protein particle complex protein: MSTTSSIFVLVIVGKGDTPLYEADLSSPGKREDSPHYDQFIIHQALDAVDECVWQTQSMYLKNCDSFRDFLVSAYCTAGHVKFLLLHKNRGSNEGIKNFFSDVHELFLRVLINPLYEVNGLITSQSFDQLVRAAAKKHLH, translated from the coding sequence ATGTCTACAACGTCAAGTATTTTTGTGTTGGTTATTGTTGGAAAAGGGGATACTCCCCTATACGAAGCGGATTTGTCATCTCCAGGGAAACGTGAGGATTCGCCCCACTATGATCAGTTTATCATTCACCAAGCACTGGATGCCGTCGATGAATGTGTGTGGCAGACTCAGTCGATGTATCTGAAAAACTGCGACAGTTTTCGTGacttcctcgtttccgcaTACTGCACAGCGGGTCACGTCaagtttctccttcttcataAAAACCGTGGTAGCAACGAAGGGATCAAAAATTTCTTTTCAGACGTGCACGAGCTCTTCCTGAGGGTCCTTATCAATCCCTTGTATGAAGTCAACGGCCTTATTACCAGTCAGAGCTTCGACCAGCTTGTCAGAGCCGCCGCAAAGAAGCACTTGCACTGA